A section of the Cryobacterium soli genome encodes:
- a CDS encoding SRPBCC family protein: MQTQHYEITVHAPAEVVWETMLDDATYRLWAGAFYPGSYFEGSWLQGSEILFLGDNEDGTASGMVGVIAEHRPHEFVSIEYRGQIVNGIEDTTSDDARAIAGTHENYTFTEADGVTTVSVDIDVDDQYAEMFAEMWPRALLALRDLSEAEAHTRGQHPVDQEG; encoded by the coding sequence ATGCAGACCCAACATTATGAAATCACGGTGCACGCACCGGCCGAGGTGGTGTGGGAAACGATGCTGGACGATGCGACGTACCGCCTCTGGGCGGGCGCGTTCTATCCCGGCTCCTACTTCGAGGGCTCCTGGCTGCAGGGCAGCGAGATCCTCTTCCTGGGTGACAACGAAGACGGCACGGCGAGCGGCATGGTGGGGGTGATCGCCGAACACCGCCCCCACGAGTTCGTCTCGATCGAATACCGCGGGCAGATCGTGAACGGGATCGAGGACACCACGAGCGACGACGCGCGGGCCATCGCCGGCACACACGAGAATTACACCTTCACCGAGGCCGACGGGGTCACCACAGTCTCGGTGGACATCGACGTGGACGACCAATACGCCGAGATGTTCGCCGAGATGTGGCCCCGTGCTCTCCTCGCGCTCCGGGACCTCTCCGAGGCTGAGGCGCACACCCGCGGGCAGCATCCGGTCGACCAGGAGGGCTGA
- a CDS encoding ATP-dependent DNA ligase has protein sequence MGKFIYGSPAISVDIDDRTLAHLKVVIVAKLRRGESFAFSWERSKDSGSGHSSIWLNPAVPLDFEFSGKREPTLNRAWIDELVQVANTPAGLRILPEPPERPPRPA, from the coding sequence ATGGGTAAGTTCATCTACGGGTCGCCGGCGATCTCGGTGGACATCGACGACCGTACGTTGGCGCACCTCAAGGTCGTGATCGTGGCCAAGCTGCGCCGCGGGGAGAGCTTCGCGTTCTCCTGGGAGCGGTCGAAGGATTCCGGCAGCGGGCACAGCTCGATCTGGCTGAACCCGGCGGTGCCGCTCGACTTCGAGTTCTCCGGCAAGCGCGAACCCACCCTCAACCGTGCCTGGATCGACGAGCTCGTGCAGGTGGCGAACACGCCCGCTGGGCTACGCATCCTGCCCGAGCCGCCCGAGCGGCCGCCGCGACCCGCCTGA
- a CDS encoding MBL fold metallo-hydrolase, which translates to MSFWICATCGVEHAENAGVCAICADERQWVPAGGQQWTTLYDLHEAGTQARLLDLEPDLFGIESTPTVGIGQQAKLLCTPSGTVLWDPIGFVDNDIATQVLEHGPVRAVVASHPHMFGVQVEWSRALGHPPVLVAEADLAWVARPDPVIQPWSGEVHLLPGVTLVQVGGHFPGSAVIHWADGAGGRGVLLSGDTVFANPDRSSVSFMRSYPNRLPLSGPVVERIARTLERFDFDRLYGNFDTVIAADARAVVRRSADRHWGWVRGDFDHLT; encoded by the coding sequence GTGAGCTTCTGGATCTGCGCCACGTGCGGCGTCGAGCACGCCGAGAATGCCGGAGTGTGCGCCATCTGCGCCGACGAACGGCAGTGGGTGCCGGCGGGCGGACAGCAGTGGACCACCCTCTACGACCTGCACGAGGCCGGCACCCAGGCCAGACTGCTCGACCTCGAACCCGATCTGTTCGGCATCGAGAGCACCCCCACCGTGGGCATCGGCCAGCAGGCCAAGCTGCTCTGCACGCCCTCCGGCACGGTGCTCTGGGACCCGATCGGGTTCGTCGACAACGACATCGCCACCCAGGTGCTCGAGCACGGGCCGGTACGGGCGGTCGTGGCGAGCCACCCGCACATGTTCGGTGTTCAGGTGGAGTGGAGCCGGGCGCTCGGCCATCCGCCGGTGCTCGTGGCCGAAGCCGACCTGGCGTGGGTGGCCAGGCCCGACCCGGTGATCCAGCCCTGGTCCGGGGAGGTGCACCTGCTGCCGGGCGTGACGCTCGTGCAGGTGGGCGGGCACTTCCCCGGCAGCGCCGTCATCCACTGGGCGGACGGGGCGGGCGGGCGGGGCGTGCTGCTCAGCGGCGACACCGTGTTCGCCAACCCCGACCGCAGCTCGGTGAGCTTCATGCGCAGCTACCCCAACCGGCTGCCCCTGTCGGGCCCGGTCGTGGAGCGTATCGCGCGCACTCTGGAGCGATTCGACTTCGACCGCCTGTACGGCAACTTCGACACCGTGATCGCGGCGGATGCCCGGGCGGTCGTGCGCCGGTCGGCCGACCGGCACTGGGGCTGGGTGCGCGGCGACTTCGACCATCTGACCTGA
- a CDS encoding TetR/AcrR family transcriptional regulator, whose translation MTSKSKANRGPSAGPENRRALLTAAREVFAAEGFAAPLSTIARRAGVGQGSLYRHFPDRTTLAIAIFDENLADLETFVDRPESTLDGLLDRVIEQALASTALIDLVSANPHDPHTAHLAERLDAVVSRLLAREQAAGRLGEHVTPPDVILAVSMLAGVLARSDAEDRPDVARRAWGLFHAAFAPR comes from the coding sequence GTGACCTCAAAATCCAAAGCGAATCGTGGACCGAGCGCCGGGCCCGAAAACCGGCGCGCGCTCCTGACCGCGGCCCGGGAGGTCTTCGCCGCCGAGGGGTTCGCGGCGCCGCTCAGCACGATCGCGCGCCGGGCCGGCGTGGGCCAGGGCAGTCTCTACCGGCACTTCCCGGATCGCACGACGCTGGCGATCGCGATCTTCGACGAGAACCTCGCGGATCTCGAGACATTCGTGGACCGGCCGGAGAGCACCCTCGACGGGCTGCTCGACCGGGTGATCGAACAGGCGCTGGCGTCGACGGCGCTCATCGACCTGGTCTCCGCCAACCCGCACGACCCGCACACGGCGCACCTGGCCGAGCGGCTCGACGCCGTGGTGAGCCGGCTGCTCGCCCGAGAGCAGGCGGCCGGACGGCTCGGTGAGCACGTCACTCCGCCCGACGTGATCCTGGCCGTCTCCATGCTGGCCGGGGTGCTGGCCCGCAGCGACGCCGAGGACCGTCCGGACGTGGCCCGCCGCGCCTGGGGGCTCTTCCACGCCGCATTCGCGCCCCGCTGA
- a CDS encoding SDR family NAD(P)-dependent oxidoreductase has product MPQNTLTADSSVGSWLDDPIGGPILRDLLAQAGQSADVLRPVRRLAIKRLVKLSKGQFPPELIDDLVRRAAAGEVPGSAGATDAAAAATGAPAAADASARPPVVERPEWVERVSAGRFTGQTVVVTGAGSGIGRATASRVAREGGRVIAVDISRERLDDFVAEHAGSDIVPVVANITDDDAIAGVLAAAGDRIDALANVAGIMDDMTPVHEVTDAVWKRVFAINVDGTMKLMRAVVPGMLERQTGSIVNVASEAALRGSAAGVAYTASKHAVVGLTKSSAYMYGPSGIRVNAVAPGPTITNIEATFASPLGAERVRAGMALLPDAVEADALAASITFLLSDDGVNVNGQVLASDGGWSVA; this is encoded by the coding sequence ATGCCTCAGAACACCCTCACCGCCGACTCCTCAGTGGGATCCTGGCTCGACGACCCGATCGGCGGCCCGATCCTGCGGGACCTCCTCGCCCAGGCCGGCCAGAGCGCCGACGTGCTGCGCCCGGTGCGACGCCTCGCGATCAAACGGCTGGTCAAGCTCAGCAAGGGGCAGTTCCCACCCGAGCTGATCGACGACCTCGTGCGCCGGGCCGCGGCCGGCGAGGTCCCCGGGTCCGCCGGTGCGACGGATGCGGCGGCGGCCGCGACCGGCGCGCCCGCCGCCGCGGACGCATCCGCCCGGCCGCCCGTCGTCGAGCGCCCGGAGTGGGTGGAGCGGGTCAGCGCCGGACGGTTCACCGGCCAGACCGTGGTCGTCACCGGGGCCGGCTCCGGCATCGGCCGGGCCACCGCCTCCCGGGTGGCTCGGGAGGGCGGCCGGGTGATCGCGGTCGACATCTCCCGGGAGCGGCTCGATGACTTCGTCGCCGAGCACGCCGGCTCCGACATCGTGCCGGTCGTGGCGAACATCACCGACGACGACGCCATCGCGGGTGTGCTCGCTGCGGCCGGGGACCGCATCGACGCCCTCGCCAATGTGGCCGGCATCATGGACGACATGACCCCGGTGCACGAGGTGACCGACGCCGTGTGGAAGCGGGTCTTCGCGATCAACGTGGACGGCACGATGAAGCTCATGCGCGCCGTGGTGCCCGGGATGCTCGAGCGTCAGACAGGGTCGATCGTCAACGTGGCCTCGGAGGCGGCGCTCCGCGGTTCCGCCGCTGGGGTGGCCTACACGGCGTCCAAGCACGCGGTCGTGGGGCTGACCAAGAGCAGCGCGTACATGTACGGGCCCAGCGGCATCCGGGTGAACGCGGTGGCGCCCGGCCCCACCATCACCAACATCGAGGCCACCTTCGCGTCGCCGCTCGGCGCCGAGCGGGTGCGGGCCGGTATGGCCCTGCTGCCCGATGCGGTCGAGGCGGATGCGCTCGCCGCGTCGATCACGTTCCTGCTCAGCGACGACGGCGTGAACGTGAACGGCCAGGTGCTCGCCAGCGACGGAGGCTGGTCGGTCGCCTAG
- a CDS encoding SDR family NAD(P)-dependent oxidoreductase: MKSTSDDLQPVSRRSGMTDVASDGSVPFGALPFGAESTALEVVEGLDLHGRSALVTGASSGIGVETARALAAAGASVTLAVRNLQAGARTAADIRSSTGNDAVRVARLDLADLGSVRELAAGWAGPLHILVNNAGIMHTPELRTPAGWEMQFAVNHLGHFALATALHPALAAAGDARIVAVSSSGHGSSGIRFDDLFFEQDAYDSGLAYGQSKTANVLFALEATRRWADDGITAAALMPGGIWTNLQRHWDPEVLAGMKRRHPGKSPAQGAATSVFVATRATLGVGTPGYYEDCHPAQVVPMIVDGIHGVLPHALDAQAARRLWEVSAELVASV, encoded by the coding sequence ATGAAGTCCACTAGCGACGACCTCCAGCCTGTCTCCCGCCGATCGGGGATGACCGACGTTGCGTCTGATGGGTCCGTTCCGTTCGGGGCCCTGCCGTTCGGGGCCGAGTCCACCGCGCTCGAGGTAGTGGAGGGGCTCGATCTGCACGGGCGGTCCGCCCTCGTCACCGGGGCGAGCTCCGGCATCGGGGTGGAAACCGCCCGTGCGCTGGCCGCGGCCGGCGCGAGCGTCACTCTCGCCGTTCGGAACCTTCAAGCCGGCGCCCGCACGGCCGCGGACATCCGTTCGAGCACCGGCAACGACGCGGTGCGGGTGGCCCGTCTCGACCTGGCGGACCTCGGCTCGGTGCGGGAGCTGGCCGCGGGCTGGGCCGGGCCGCTGCACATCCTGGTGAACAACGCCGGGATCATGCACACGCCAGAGCTGCGCACCCCGGCCGGCTGGGAGATGCAGTTCGCCGTGAACCACCTCGGCCACTTCGCGCTCGCGACGGCGCTGCATCCGGCCCTGGCCGCGGCCGGCGACGCCCGGATCGTGGCGGTGAGTTCGAGCGGGCACGGGTCCAGCGGCATCCGGTTCGACGACCTGTTCTTCGAGCAGGATGCGTACGATTCCGGGCTGGCGTACGGCCAGTCGAAGACCGCGAACGTGCTGTTCGCACTCGAGGCCACCCGGCGGTGGGCGGACGACGGCATCACCGCGGCCGCCCTGATGCCCGGAGGCATCTGGACGAACCTGCAGAGGCACTGGGATCCGGAGGTGCTGGCCGGGATGAAGCGCCGGCATCCGGGGAAGAGCCCGGCGCAGGGGGCCGCGACTTCGGTGTTCGTGGCCACCCGGGCGACGCTCGGCGTGGGGACGCCCGGCTACTACGAGGACTGCCACCCGGCCCAGGTGGTGCCAATGATCGTCGACGGGATCCACGGGGTGCTGCCGCACGCGCTCGATGCGCAGGCCGCTCGCCGGCTGTGGGAGGTCTCGGCCGAGCTGGTCGCCTCGGTCTGA
- a CDS encoding TetR/AcrR family transcriptional regulator — MEEKKITARGRATRQRIIEATGEQILAAGIGGTTLDTVRAATLTSKSQLFHYFPGGKTELVREVATWEGRQLLEAQEPFIHDLSTWASWNQWRAALVEYYLGLGRWACPIGSLATQAAMTDSALETFLGASMAEWRDLLALGVTKMQANGQIDRGVDPQRIAVVILAAIQGGLVLSQPMRSAWPLEAALDSALEPLHQAALADRRVPPSSPADA, encoded by the coding sequence ATGGAGGAGAAGAAGATCACCGCCCGGGGCCGGGCCACCCGGCAGCGGATCATCGAGGCCACCGGCGAGCAGATCCTCGCCGCCGGGATCGGCGGCACCACTCTCGACACGGTGCGTGCAGCCACGCTCACCAGCAAGAGCCAGCTCTTCCACTATTTCCCCGGCGGCAAGACCGAGCTGGTGCGCGAGGTCGCGACCTGGGAGGGCCGGCAGCTTCTCGAGGCTCAGGAACCCTTCATCCACGACCTGAGCACCTGGGCGTCGTGGAACCAGTGGCGGGCCGCTCTGGTGGAGTACTACCTGGGTCTGGGCCGGTGGGCGTGCCCGATCGGGTCGCTGGCCACGCAGGCCGCCATGACCGATTCCGCCCTGGAGACCTTCCTCGGCGCCAGCATGGCCGAGTGGCGGGACCTGCTGGCCCTGGGCGTGACAAAGATGCAGGCCAACGGCCAGATCGACCGGGGGGTCGATCCTCAACGCATCGCCGTGGTGATCCTCGCCGCCATCCAGGGCGGGCTCGTGCTCAGCCAGCCGATGCGCTCGGCCTGGCCGCTCGAGGCGGCTCTCGACTCAGCGCTGGAGCCGCTGCACCAGGCGGCCCTCGCCGACCGCCGGGTTCCGCCCTCGTCGCCCGCGGACGCCTAG
- a CDS encoding VOC family protein, which produces MTISLQYCNITVNDVDEALAFYSGALGLQVRSDVPSGRYRWVTLGSDAQPGLEIVLSEPHAGRSPADGDAMQELLTKGVLPMLVFRSDDVDATFETLRASGAEVLQEPIDQPWGPRDCAFRDPSGNTVRIAQAPAD; this is translated from the coding sequence ATGACAATCTCACTCCAGTACTGCAACATCACCGTGAACGACGTCGATGAGGCCCTCGCCTTCTACAGCGGCGCGCTCGGCCTGCAGGTGCGAAGCGATGTGCCCTCGGGCAGGTACCGCTGGGTCACCCTGGGCAGCGACGCGCAGCCTGGGCTCGAGATCGTGCTCTCCGAACCCCACGCCGGCCGCTCGCCGGCCGACGGCGACGCGATGCAGGAGCTGCTCACCAAGGGCGTGCTGCCGATGCTCGTGTTCCGCTCCGACGACGTCGACGCGACCTTCGAGACCCTGCGCGCATCGGGTGCCGAGGTGCTGCAGGAACCGATCGACCAGCCCTGGGGGCCGCGCGACTGCGCCTTCCGCGATCCGTCGGGCAACACCGTGCGCATCGCGCAGGCGCCGGCCGACTAG
- a CDS encoding helix-turn-helix transcriptional regulator yields the protein MTPQELENLVCLRRARDLIDREYAQPLDVPTIARRALMSPAHFSRQFRAAYGETPYNYLMTRRIERAMQLLRAGATVTDACMAVGCTSLGSFSSRFTEIVGESPSAYRRHEHGAVKAMPACVAMAHTRPARTVASGVSSGPVSSRIEEAGGAAAA from the coding sequence ATGACCCCGCAGGAGCTCGAGAACCTGGTGTGCCTGCGCCGCGCGCGTGACCTCATCGACCGGGAGTATGCCCAACCGCTGGACGTGCCCACCATCGCCCGGCGCGCACTGATGTCGCCCGCGCATTTCTCCCGTCAGTTCCGTGCGGCGTACGGCGAAACACCGTACAACTACCTGATGACCCGCCGCATCGAGCGGGCGATGCAGCTGTTGCGGGCCGGTGCGACCGTGACGGATGCGTGCATGGCGGTCGGCTGCACCTCGCTCGGCTCATTCAGCTCCCGGTTCACCGAGATAGTGGGTGAGAGCCCGAGCGCGTACCGCCGCCACGAGCACGGCGCGGTCAAGGCCATGCCGGCCTGCGTGGCGATGGCGCACACTCGTCCGGCCCGCACGGTCGCATCCGGCGTATCGAGCGGTCCCGTTTCGAGCAGGATCGAAGAAGCCGGCGGCGCGGCGGCGGCCTAA
- a CDS encoding DUF418 domain-containing protein yields the protein MTGSAVVTPIAPRLQADRYPVPDVARGVAIMAMLVAHAGPVMTAQPAATLFLQGQLNDVASPLFATTMGAAAAIVLAKAGSNRGAVRAVIVQNVIRGAILVGLGLWLATWGSWIAVVLSFLGIVLAVGTPLVLLRTRLLIAVLGVVLVLGAPLNEAVLAATGPLITEGERTPASFLLEWIFLSPHYRVTNLLPWFLFGALLFRIRFGGRTAGWVLLAIAVPAWFADPLIRSITGAEFSPTGSYLDTLHDTGLVLLVLGLIMLLNSIRHRPAETVVRAVFLPLRAIGSISLSLYVFQVGVVALMYKNGIRFGSTDPVAWLVLVVGVPIVGILWWRFVGRGPIEWLIGVVSGRYRPGFSGARESGESAASRR from the coding sequence ATGACCGGCTCCGCCGTAGTCACGCCGATCGCACCGCGCCTCCAGGCCGACCGCTACCCGGTGCCCGATGTGGCGCGCGGCGTGGCGATCATGGCGATGCTCGTCGCGCACGCCGGGCCGGTCATGACCGCCCAACCGGCCGCCACCCTGTTCCTGCAGGGGCAGCTCAACGACGTCGCCTCGCCGCTGTTCGCCACCACGATGGGCGCCGCCGCGGCGATCGTGCTGGCCAAGGCGGGCAGCAATCGCGGGGCGGTGCGGGCCGTGATCGTGCAGAACGTCATCCGCGGCGCGATCCTGGTGGGGCTCGGCCTGTGGCTGGCCACCTGGGGCAGCTGGATCGCGGTCGTGCTGTCGTTCCTGGGCATCGTGCTGGCCGTCGGCACCCCGTTGGTGCTGCTGCGCACCCGCCTGTTGATCGCCGTGCTCGGCGTGGTGCTCGTGCTGGGCGCGCCGCTCAACGAGGCGGTCCTGGCGGCCACCGGCCCGCTGATCACCGAGGGCGAGCGCACCCCGGCGAGCTTCCTGCTCGAGTGGATCTTCCTCAGCCCGCACTACCGGGTGACCAATCTGCTGCCCTGGTTCCTGTTCGGCGCGCTGTTGTTCCGCATCCGCTTCGGCGGCCGCACCGCCGGCTGGGTGCTGCTGGCGATCGCCGTGCCCGCGTGGTTCGCCGACCCGCTGATCCGAAGCATCACCGGCGCCGAATTCAGCCCAACGGGCAGCTATCTCGACACCCTGCACGACACCGGGTTGGTGCTGCTGGTGCTCGGCCTCATCATGTTGCTCAACTCGATCCGCCACCGGCCTGCCGAGACCGTTGTGCGCGCGGTCTTCCTGCCCTTACGGGCGATCGGCTCGATCTCGCTGTCGCTCTACGTGTTCCAGGTGGGGGTGGTGGCGCTGATGTACAAGAACGGCATCCGCTTCGGCAGCACCGACCCGGTGGCCTGGCTGGTCCTCGTCGTGGGCGTGCCCATCGTGGGCATCCTCTGGTGGCGGTTCGTGGGCCGAGGGCCGATCGAATGGCTGATCGGCGTGGTCAGCGGTCGGTACCGCCCCGGCTTCTCCGGCGCCCGCGAGAGCGGTGAAAGTGCCGCTTCACGACGCTGA
- a CDS encoding DeoR/GlpR family DNA-binding transcription regulator codes for MSDTPVDDATPHDAPHARARTKAARLSLIGELVNQRGFVSVDDLTEQLGVSRMTVHRDLEELQRMSILRKVRGGASAHRSTQFESDLQFRSMSAIEEKKKMAKVAAELVSEGDVVIVDDSTTSLEVVPLLISRSPVTIITNFLPAIQQVSNHPDVHLIALGGEYTPRYQSFLGVMCERSLADLYADVLFASSSAVRGVDVYHQDQRIVTAKRAMMAAAQTRVLMVDHSKIDHGALHRLGSIDEFTHIIVDDKVDPAVVKTFEEAGVIVLVAS; via the coding sequence ATGTCTGACACACCGGTTGACGACGCGACGCCTCACGACGCCCCGCATGCGCGCGCCCGAACAAAGGCTGCCCGGCTCAGCCTGATCGGTGAGTTGGTCAACCAACGTGGGTTCGTGAGCGTGGACGACCTCACGGAGCAGCTGGGCGTAAGCCGCATGACCGTGCATCGCGACCTCGAAGAACTGCAGCGCATGAGTATTCTGCGCAAGGTGCGCGGCGGCGCATCCGCTCATCGGTCGACGCAGTTCGAGAGCGACCTCCAGTTTCGCTCGATGAGCGCCATCGAAGAGAAGAAGAAGATGGCCAAGGTGGCCGCCGAACTCGTCTCGGAGGGGGACGTCGTGATCGTGGACGACTCGACCACCTCTCTGGAGGTGGTGCCACTGCTCATCTCCCGGTCTCCTGTGACCATCATCACCAACTTCCTGCCGGCCATTCAACAGGTGAGCAACCACCCCGACGTCCACCTGATCGCGCTTGGCGGCGAGTACACACCGCGCTACCAATCGTTTCTCGGCGTGATGTGCGAGCGCAGTCTGGCCGACCTGTACGCCGATGTGCTGTTCGCCTCCTCGTCCGCGGTGCGAGGGGTGGACGTTTACCACCAGGACCAGCGCATCGTCACTGCCAAGCGGGCCATGATGGCCGCCGCGCAGACCCGCGTATTGATGGTCGATCACAGCAAGATCGACCACGGTGCACTCCACCGGCTGGGCAGTATCGACGAGTTCACTCACATCATCGTGGACGACAAGGTGGATCCGGCTGTGGTCAAGACCTTCGAAGAGGCCGGCGTGATCGTCCTGGTCGCCTCCTGA
- a CDS encoding carbohydrate kinase family protein translates to MTSRVISMGAHIADALGWPFTAVPPGQHLEFIEQIKFTVAGTAAAPSVNLAKLGVDVATVGRIGKDTIGDFVRATMAGYGVNTEHLVVDPTRQTSASLLPIRRDGSRPALHVIGANAGLTEADVPWHIVEKAEIFHLGGAFILPGLDGAPMARVLKRVKELGLTVTMDFLMSPRDDAQSLIGPSLQYVDYLMPNIEEAGWLVGSEDRQEIITWLHGQGAGHTVLTMGGDGVSIAANGDAETVLPAYAIDVVDTTGCGDAFTSGLISGLLDGLDVIGASERGLACGSLVATGLGSDAGIVDREQVAEFQRSQPRLAV, encoded by the coding sequence ATGACGTCTCGAGTGATTTCCATGGGGGCGCACATCGCCGATGCGCTCGGCTGGCCATTCACGGCCGTGCCGCCCGGCCAACACCTCGAGTTCATCGAGCAGATCAAGTTCACCGTGGCCGGCACCGCCGCCGCGCCGTCGGTGAACCTGGCCAAGCTCGGTGTCGACGTGGCCACCGTCGGCCGTATCGGCAAAGACACCATCGGTGACTTCGTGCGCGCCACCATGGCTGGATACGGGGTCAACACCGAACACCTCGTGGTCGACCCCACCCGGCAGACGTCGGCCAGCCTGCTGCCGATCCGCCGTGACGGCTCCCGGCCGGCGCTACACGTGATCGGTGCCAACGCCGGCCTCACCGAAGCGGATGTGCCCTGGCACATCGTAGAGAAGGCCGAGATCTTCCACCTCGGCGGGGCCTTCATCCTGCCAGGCCTTGACGGCGCCCCGATGGCCCGGGTGCTCAAGCGGGTGAAGGAGCTCGGCCTCACCGTCACGATGGACTTCTTGATGAGCCCGCGCGACGACGCGCAGAGTCTGATCGGGCCGTCGCTGCAGTACGTGGACTACCTGATGCCCAACATCGAAGAGGCTGGCTGGCTGGTCGGCAGCGAGGACCGGCAGGAGATCATCACCTGGCTGCACGGCCAGGGTGCCGGGCACACGGTGCTCACCATGGGCGGCGACGGCGTGAGCATCGCCGCGAATGGCGACGCCGAGACCGTGCTGCCCGCCTATGCGATCGACGTGGTCGATACCACCGGCTGCGGCGACGCATTCACTTCCGGCCTCATCTCAGGCCTTCTCGACGGTCTTGACGTGATCGGCGCATCCGAGCGCGGACTTGCCTGCGGCAGCCTCGTGGCCACCGGGCTCGGCTCGGATGCAGGCATAGTCGACCGCGAACAGGTCGCCGAGTTCCAGCGTAGCCAGCCCCGTCTCGCGGTCTGA